A region of Rhinoraja longicauda isolate Sanriku21f chromosome 31, sRhiLon1.1, whole genome shotgun sequence DNA encodes the following proteins:
- the dolk gene encoding dolichol kinase, translated as MLKNPVFVESFIVFIIVLSIHAVIWNRFSWCTLALAVQAYYVQHKWDRLLKSGNAVFQYRPAFSCGLLPASVVLPLLGIVLKERWEMIGNVHFERFCMVCSAAGMTIALFVSLLVLGLTKPIPMNTSIVYGFAACAITYTFKHSLSMSEVIEILEVLLIFVYLSLIVLYIMPRSFTPGEVMLFLSGLSIVTNQLIKRSLTFGDSKCDPLASFLLVAVVGMALLGLIFTILYCFMDSETWVSSLIFHVMAIIFGLGIMVPWFYRLTRNDLFVWFLKFLISTRTRIYLLSCWFALALVATVIVFQQNHKQSSTSKDYKASTVVRKIFHAILVATYIPGLIYDRQLLYIAAVFCFAAFVMLEYIRHFRIKPFGMTLRSMLTLFLDGRDSGPLILTHIYLLLGLTLPVWLFPGVFVPKSSFPGEVGLAPYAGVLAVGIGDAMASVFGSTMGEVQWPGTKKTFEGTATSVFAQIIAVALILIFDKTVSLNGSYTWIVGSITIVSLLEAYTDQIDNLFLPLYLFIMLMV; from the coding sequence ATGTTGAAAAATCCTGTCTTTGTGGAGTCATTCATTGTTTTCATCATTGTGCTGTCTATCCACGCTGTAATCTGGAACAGATTTTCCTGGTGTACCCTCGCTCTAGCCGTTCAGGCTTATTATGTCCAGCACAAATGGGACCGGCTCCTGAAATCTGGCAATGCAGTCTTTCAGTATCGACCAGCTTTTAGCTGTGGGCTTCTGCCAGCCAGCGTTGTTTTGCCTCTTTTAGGAATCGTGTTAAAGGAGAGATGGGAAATGATTGGCAATGTGCACTTTGAGCGGTTTTGTATGGTGTGTTCTGCTGCAGGAATGACCATTGCTCTATTTGTCTCATTACTGGTTTTAGGGCTCACAAAACCGATTCCAATGAATACCAGCATCGTCTATGGTTTTGCAGCCTGTGCCATAACATACACCTTTAAACACTCTCTCTCCATGTCTGAAGTAATTGAAATTCTGGAGGTGTTATTGATCTTTGTCTACCTCTCTCTCATTGTCCTTTACATCATGCCCAGAAGCTTCACACCAGGAGAAGTGATGTTGTTCTTATCAGGGTTAAGCATAGTGACTAACCAGCTCATCAAACGCTCCTTGACCTTTGGAGATAGCAAATGCGATCCTCTTGCATCATTCCTATTGGTGGCTGTGGTTGGCATGGCTCTTCTGGGACTGATTTTTACTATTTTGTACTGTTTCATGGACTCAGAGACGTGGGTTTCCTCACTGATCTTCCACGTAATGGCGATTATTTTTGGTTTGGGAATTATGGTACCATGGTTCTACCGACTGACCAGGAATGATCTTTTTGTTTGGTTTCTCAAGTTCCTCATCAGTACAAGAACCAGGATCTACCTACTCAGCTGCTGGTTCGCCCTGGCACTTGTTGCTACAGTCATTGTGTTTCAACAGAACCATAAGCAATCATCTACATCCAAAGATTACAAAGCTTCCACTGTTGTAAGGAAAATTTTTCATGCCATTTTAGTGGCAACCTACATCCCTGGCCTCATCTATGATCGTCAGTTGCTCTATATTGCTGCTGTGTTTTGTTTTGCTGCATTTGTGATGTTGGAATACATAAGGCATTTTAGGATCAAACCATTTGGCATGACATTGAGATCAATGCTAACCCTGTTCCTTGATGGCCGTGATAGCGGGCCCTTGATTCTAACACATATTTACCTGCTGCTGGGGTTGACCCTGCCCGTTTGGCTGTTTCCTGGAgtttttgttcccaaaagttctTTTCCTGGGGAGGTAGGTTTGGCTCCGTATGCTGGAGTCCTGGCTGTTGGGATTGGTGATGCCATGGCCTCTGTTTTTGGAAGCACAATGGGGGAGGTTCAATGGCCTGGAACGAAGAAAACCTTTGAAGGAACAGCGACCTCTGTGTTTGCCCAGATCATTGCTGTTGCTTTGATTCTGATCTTTGATAAAACAGTGAGTCTGAATGGCAGCTACACCTGGATTGTGGGATCCATTACTATTGTCTCTCTTCTGGAAGCGTACACTGATCAAATAGACAATCTTTTTTTGCCTTTGTATCTTTTCATTATGCTGATGGTGTGA